In one window of Myotis daubentonii chromosome 13, mMyoDau2.1, whole genome shotgun sequence DNA:
- the SFXN3 gene encoding sideroflexin-3 isoform X2: MGELPLDINIQEPRWDQSTFLGRARHFFTVTDPRNLLLSGAQLEASRNIVQNYRAGVVIPGLTEDQLWRAKYVYDSAFHPDTGEKVILIGRMSAQVPMNMTITGCMLTFYRKTPTVVFWQWVNQSFNAIVNYSNRSGDAPITVGQLGTAYVSATTGAVATALGLKSLTKHLPPLIGRFVPFAAVAAANCINIPLMRQRELQVGIPVTDEAGQKLGQSATAAKQGIFQVVISRIGMAIPAMAIPPVIMNTLEKKDFLKRRPWLGAPLQVGLVGFCLVFATPLCCALFPQRSSIHVSRLEPELSAQIRQQNPSIEVVYYNKGL; this comes from the exons ATGGGTGAGTTGCCCTTAGATATCAACATCCAGGAACCTCGCTGGGATCAAAGCACTTTCCTGGGCAGAGCCCGGCACTTCTTCACTGTTACCGACCCCCGAAATCTGCTGCTGTCTGGGGCGCAGCTGGAAGCTTCCCGGAACATCGTGCAGAACTACAG GGCCGGCGTGGTGATTCCAGGGCTGACCGAAGACCAGCTGTGGAGGGCCAAGTATGTGTACGACTCTGCCTTCCATCCTGACACGGGGGAGAAGGTGATCCTGATTGGCCGCATGTCAGCCCAGGTGCCCATGAACATGACCATCACCGGCTGCATGCTCACCTTCTATAG GAAGACCCCCACCGTGGTGTTCTGGCAGTGGGTGAATCAGTCCTTCAATGCCATCGTTAACTACTCCAACCGCAGTGGCGACGCTCCCATCACTGTGGG GCAGCTGGGAACAGCTTATGTGAGTGCCACCACCGGGGCTGTGGCCACGGCCCTGGGACTCAAATCCCTCACCAAG cacctgcccccccTGATTGGCAGATTTGTGCCCTTTGCAGCTGTGGCAGCTGCAAATTGCATTAACATCCCTCTGATGAGGCAGAG GGAGCTGCAGGTGGGCATCCCCGTGACTGATGAGGCAGGCCAGAAACTTGGCCAGTCAGCGACTGCGGCCAAACAGGGAATATTCCAGGTGGTGATATCGAGAATCGGCATGGCGATTCCTGCCatgg CCATTCCCCCTGTGATCATGAACACTTTGGAGAAGAAAGACTTCCTGAAG CGCCGCCCCTGGCTGGGGGCGCCCCTGCAGGTGGGGCTGGTGGGCTTCTG CCTGGTATTTGCCACCCCCCTGTGCTGCGCCCTGTTCCCCCAGAGGAG CTCCATACATGTGAGCAGGCTGGAGCCAGAGCTGAGCGCTCAGATCCGTCAGCAAAACCCCAGCATCGAAGTCGTCTACTACAACAAGGGGCTGTGA
- the SFXN3 gene encoding sideroflexin-3 isoform X1, translating to MGGKAGVKRGELQRPGAQETKMGELPLDINIQEPRWDQSTFLGRARHFFTVTDPRNLLLSGAQLEASRNIVQNYRAGVVIPGLTEDQLWRAKYVYDSAFHPDTGEKVILIGRMSAQVPMNMTITGCMLTFYRKTPTVVFWQWVNQSFNAIVNYSNRSGDAPITVGQLGTAYVSATTGAVATALGLKSLTKHLPPLIGRFVPFAAVAAANCINIPLMRQRELQVGIPVTDEAGQKLGQSATAAKQGIFQVVISRIGMAIPAMAIPPVIMNTLEKKDFLKRRPWLGAPLQVGLVGFCLVFATPLCCALFPQRSSIHVSRLEPELSAQIRQQNPSIEVVYYNKGL from the exons ATGGGTGGGAAGGCGGGGGTGAAGCGCGGAGAGCTGCAgaggccaggagcccaggaaACT AAAATGGGTGAGTTGCCCTTAGATATCAACATCCAGGAACCTCGCTGGGATCAAAGCACTTTCCTGGGCAGAGCCCGGCACTTCTTCACTGTTACCGACCCCCGAAATCTGCTGCTGTCTGGGGCGCAGCTGGAAGCTTCCCGGAACATCGTGCAGAACTACAG GGCCGGCGTGGTGATTCCAGGGCTGACCGAAGACCAGCTGTGGAGGGCCAAGTATGTGTACGACTCTGCCTTCCATCCTGACACGGGGGAGAAGGTGATCCTGATTGGCCGCATGTCAGCCCAGGTGCCCATGAACATGACCATCACCGGCTGCATGCTCACCTTCTATAG GAAGACCCCCACCGTGGTGTTCTGGCAGTGGGTGAATCAGTCCTTCAATGCCATCGTTAACTACTCCAACCGCAGTGGCGACGCTCCCATCACTGTGGG GCAGCTGGGAACAGCTTATGTGAGTGCCACCACCGGGGCTGTGGCCACGGCCCTGGGACTCAAATCCCTCACCAAG cacctgcccccccTGATTGGCAGATTTGTGCCCTTTGCAGCTGTGGCAGCTGCAAATTGCATTAACATCCCTCTGATGAGGCAGAG GGAGCTGCAGGTGGGCATCCCCGTGACTGATGAGGCAGGCCAGAAACTTGGCCAGTCAGCGACTGCGGCCAAACAGGGAATATTCCAGGTGGTGATATCGAGAATCGGCATGGCGATTCCTGCCatgg CCATTCCCCCTGTGATCATGAACACTTTGGAGAAGAAAGACTTCCTGAAG CGCCGCCCCTGGCTGGGGGCGCCCCTGCAGGTGGGGCTGGTGGGCTTCTG CCTGGTATTTGCCACCCCCCTGTGCTGCGCCCTGTTCCCCCAGAGGAG CTCCATACATGTGAGCAGGCTGGAGCCAGAGCTGAGCGCTCAGATCCGTCAGCAAAACCCCAGCATCGAAGTCGTCTACTACAACAAGGGGCTGTGA